From a single Paraburkholderia sp. D15 genomic region:
- a CDS encoding PLP-dependent aminotransferase family protein: MPRGKTASSLDLPLPATFPLAGNRSKRDCIVDAIRHAISTGLLPAQGDLPSSRTLAERWQVSRGTVEAAFDQLHSEGYVTRTHGSGTRVSAIVPDSFLPPPSSAGGGRGPAEKTADAVQDARLPAASPDSPVRAGVPFVARLAAPELLQQSPWQKHSTEAAKGESAADAGSTPLRGLESLRQQIVAYLGAFRGLSCRPEDIFITSGIRYAIDAVARVVLTPGSKAAIEDPGYPGARRIVELAGASTIDVPVDEHGMRVAELEQHPDVSLVYITPAHQSPLGVSLSIDRRETLLDWAHAHRAWIIEDDYDGEFSFQSAPLPALKSQDRHQRVIYCSSFNKTVHAGLRVGFMVIPAALQPRVLALWQTIGSPVSATVQRALASFMASGDFASHLRRSRQAYQQRRDVVLRELDRHAREHITVTGSHAGFHFVLWLNWLKDGMDEQAIVTQAAAAGIELQPLASLCRNVSFGPAFIVGYSALSLAQARFFGRELGSILRAHADLAAC, from the coding sequence ATGCCTCGGGGAAAGACCGCTTCTTCACTCGACCTCCCTTTACCGGCCACTTTCCCCCTCGCAGGAAATCGCTCCAAGCGCGACTGCATCGTCGATGCGATTCGCCACGCTATTTCGACAGGCCTTCTTCCGGCACAGGGCGATCTACCGTCGTCACGCACCTTGGCCGAGCGCTGGCAGGTGTCGCGCGGCACCGTGGAGGCGGCGTTCGATCAGTTGCATTCGGAAGGCTATGTGACGCGCACGCATGGTTCGGGCACCCGCGTGAGCGCCATCGTGCCGGACAGTTTTCTGCCGCCGCCGTCGTCGGCAGGCGGGGGGCGAGGACCGGCCGAAAAGACCGCGGACGCGGTGCAGGACGCACGATTGCCGGCCGCGTCGCCGGACTCGCCCGTGCGGGCCGGCGTTCCGTTCGTGGCCCGGCTGGCGGCACCCGAGCTTCTGCAGCAGTCGCCCTGGCAAAAGCATTCGACCGAGGCGGCCAAAGGCGAATCGGCGGCCGATGCAGGTTCAACGCCGCTGAGAGGTCTCGAGTCTCTGCGCCAGCAGATCGTCGCTTACCTGGGCGCATTCCGCGGACTGTCGTGCCGCCCGGAAGACATCTTCATCACCTCGGGCATCCGCTATGCGATCGATGCCGTCGCGCGCGTGGTGCTGACGCCCGGCAGCAAGGCGGCGATCGAGGACCCGGGTTATCCGGGCGCGAGGCGCATCGTCGAGCTGGCTGGTGCAAGCACGATCGACGTGCCGGTCGACGAACACGGCATGCGCGTCGCCGAGCTGGAACAGCACCCCGACGTGTCGCTCGTCTACATCACGCCGGCGCATCAGTCGCCGCTTGGCGTCAGCCTGTCGATCGATCGTCGCGAGACGCTGCTCGACTGGGCGCATGCGCATCGAGCGTGGATCATCGAGGACGATTACGACGGCGAATTCAGCTTCCAGTCGGCGCCGCTGCCCGCGCTCAAATCGCAGGACCGGCATCAGCGGGTGATCTACTGCAGTTCATTCAACAAGACGGTGCACGCGGGGCTGCGCGTCGGCTTCATGGTGATACCCGCGGCGCTTCAGCCCCGCGTGCTGGCGTTGTGGCAGACGATCGGTTCGCCCGTCAGCGCGACAGTGCAGCGCGCGTTGGCCAGCTTCATGGCGAGCGGAGATTTCGCCAGTCATCTGCGGCGCAGCCGGCAGGCTTATCAACAGCGTCGTGATGTCGTGCTTCGCGAGCTGGATCGCCACGCGCGCGAGCACATCACGGTAACCGGCAGTCATGCGGGATTTCACTTCGTGCTCTGGCTTAACTGGCTTAAGGACGGCATGGACGAGCAGGCGATCGTCACGCAGGCGGCCGCCGCCGGGATCGAATTGCAGCCGCTCGCATCGCTGTGCCGCAACGTGTCGTTCGGACCGGCGTTCATCGTCGGCTACTCTGCGTTGAGTCTTGCGCAGGCGAGGTTTTTCGGCCGCGAACTGGGTTCGATATTGCGCGCGCATGCCGATCTTGCCGCGTGCTGA
- the rpiA gene encoding ribose-5-phosphate isomerase RpiA, producing the protein MTQDELKQLVGQAAADYVNANVPEGSVIGVGTGSTANCFIDALAASKSRYRGAVSSSLATTARLQSHGFKVFDLNEVESLRVYVDGADEIDHGGAMIKGGGGALTREKIVASVSDVFVCIADASKLVDTLGNFPLPIEVVPMARTAIGRRVTALGGVPVVRVTKEGVPFITDNGNEILDVKGLRISDPRTLEMHINAWPGVVTVGLFAGRGANLCLLGGDTGVRTIEYGKD; encoded by the coding sequence ATGACTCAAGACGAACTCAAGCAACTGGTCGGCCAGGCCGCCGCCGACTACGTGAACGCCAACGTGCCCGAGGGCTCGGTGATCGGCGTCGGCACCGGCTCCACCGCGAACTGTTTCATCGATGCGCTGGCCGCCAGCAAATCGCGTTATCGCGGCGCGGTGTCGAGCTCGCTCGCCACCACCGCGCGTCTGCAATCGCACGGCTTCAAGGTCTTCGACCTGAACGAAGTCGAGTCGCTGCGCGTGTATGTCGACGGCGCGGACGAGATCGATCACGGCGGCGCGATGATCAAGGGCGGCGGCGGCGCGCTGACGCGCGAGAAGATCGTCGCGTCGGTGTCGGACGTGTTCGTCTGTATCGCGGATGCGAGCAAGCTGGTCGATACGCTCGGCAACTTCCCGCTGCCGATCGAAGTGGTGCCGATGGCGCGCACCGCGATCGGCCGCCGCGTCACCGCGCTCGGCGGTGTGCCGGTGGTGCGGGTCACGAAGGAAGGCGTGCCGTTCATCACCGACAACGGCAACGAGATCCTCGACGTCAAGGGTCTGCGCATCAGCGACCCGCGTACGCTGGAAATGCACATCAACGCATGGCCGGGCGTGGTAACGGTCGGCCTGTTTGCGGGGCGCGGCGCGAATCTGTGCCTGCTCGGCGGCGATACCGGCGTTCGGACGATCGAGTACGGCAAGGACTGA
- a CDS encoding glycosyltransferase has protein sequence MRVAIVHDWLVAPGCAEKVLEQIIECFPDADLFSLVDFLEDRRPLGGKPVTTSFIQRLPFARRRFRAYLPLMPLAIEQFDLSGYDLIVTSSRALARGVLVSPHQTHVSYVHSPMRYAAERQHQYLRDARLLAGPKSWAARAMLHYLRGWEARSANSVDRLIANSPLTARRMLKTHRRDAAVIPPPVDVHDFALRTDKDDFYLAAARLVPDKRVDLIVEAFSATPHRKLVVIGDGPELSAIRAKAGPNVTMLGHQPSDVFRDYLQRAQALVFAAEQDFDLVPLEAQACGTPVIGFGKGGVLDTVVPVGEPHPTGVYFARQTVVSMLGAIDRFERLREQITPAACRANAERFSAAAFRRAFMAEVTRTIVAAGPRHGVNAAARRDLETSVVR, from the coding sequence ATGAGAGTGGCGATCGTGCACGATTGGCTCGTCGCACCCGGCTGCGCCGAGAAGGTGCTCGAACAGATCATCGAATGCTTTCCTGACGCCGATCTCTTCAGTCTCGTCGACTTCCTCGAAGACCGCCGGCCGCTTGGCGGCAAACCGGTCACGACCTCGTTCATCCAACGCCTGCCGTTTGCCCGGCGACGCTTTCGCGCCTATCTGCCGCTGATGCCGCTGGCGATCGAGCAGTTCGATCTGTCCGGCTACGATCTGATCGTCACCAGTTCCCGTGCGCTCGCCAGAGGCGTGCTCGTCAGCCCCCATCAAACGCACGTGAGCTATGTGCATTCGCCGATGCGCTACGCGGCGGAGCGGCAACACCAATATCTGCGCGACGCGCGGCTGCTGGCCGGGCCGAAGTCGTGGGCAGCGCGCGCGATGCTCCATTACCTGCGAGGCTGGGAGGCACGCTCGGCGAACAGCGTCGATCGTTTGATCGCGAATTCGCCGCTCACCGCGCGCCGCATGCTGAAGACTCATCGTCGCGATGCCGCCGTGATTCCGCCGCCCGTCGACGTGCATGATTTCGCTCTGCGTACCGATAAGGACGATTTTTATCTGGCGGCCGCGCGGCTGGTGCCGGACAAGCGCGTCGATCTGATCGTCGAGGCGTTCAGCGCGACGCCGCATCGCAAGCTGGTGGTGATCGGCGACGGGCCGGAGCTGAGCGCGATCCGCGCGAAGGCGGGCCCGAACGTGACGATGCTCGGCCATCAGCCATCCGACGTGTTCAGGGACTATCTGCAACGTGCGCAGGCTTTGGTGTTCGCGGCGGAACAGGACTTCGACCTCGTGCCGCTCGAAGCGCAGGCGTGCGGCACACCGGTAATCGGCTTCGGCAAGGGCGGCGTGCTCGACACCGTGGTGCCGGTCGGCGAACCGCATCCGACCGGCGTGTATTTCGCGCGCCAGACGGTGGTGTCGATGCTCGGCGCGATCGACCGCTTCGAACGTCTGCGCGAGCAGATCACGCCCGCTGCCTGTCGCGCGAACGCCGAGCGGTTTTCGGCGGCGGCATTCCGGCGTGCGTTCATGGCCGAAGTGACCCGCACGATCGTGGCGGCGGGGCCGCGGCACGGGGTGAACGCCGCGGCACGCCGCGACCTCGAAACGAGCGTCGTGAGATGA
- a CDS encoding type II toxin-antitoxin system HigB family toxin, producing MQVQRAKSDEDNTMRVISKKALLDFINKHPGARGALMAWYALAQACLANSYNDLKRTFAGVDYVPPQYTVFDVGGNKFRIVAAIHYNRQSLFVRHVLTHAEYDLWTRKNSKS from the coding sequence GTGCAGGTTCAGCGCGCGAAATCTGATGAGGACAACACAATGCGGGTTATTTCAAAGAAGGCACTGCTGGACTTTATAAACAAACATCCGGGCGCGCGCGGTGCGCTAATGGCTTGGTACGCATTGGCGCAGGCTTGCCTCGCGAATAGTTATAACGACCTGAAGCGGACATTCGCCGGCGTGGACTACGTGCCGCCGCAGTACACGGTTTTCGACGTAGGCGGCAACAAGTTCAGGATCGTCGCGGCGATTCACTACAACAGGCAGTCGTTATTCGTTCGTCACGTATTGACGCATGCGGAGTACGACCTTTGGACGAGGAAGAATTCAAAATCATGA
- a CDS encoding transcriptional regulator, whose protein sequence is MNVDRLPGVFPDVAPIWAALQTQLLLKPIRSEEDYQQMVRLANSLADHLNGNEEEPLADLFAIVGDLIARWEEQHVEIPKAEPREVLRHLLETHGLKQKDLMGIASPTVVSDILAGRRAISKKVAKALAVRFHTDVSAFL, encoded by the coding sequence ATGAATGTCGATCGCCTTCCGGGAGTCTTTCCCGACGTCGCCCCTATCTGGGCCGCGCTGCAAACGCAGTTGCTGCTCAAGCCCATCCGTAGCGAAGAGGACTACCAGCAAATGGTGCGTCTCGCCAACTCGCTCGCCGACCATCTGAACGGCAACGAGGAAGAACCGCTTGCCGATCTGTTCGCGATCGTCGGCGATCTGATCGCGCGCTGGGAAGAGCAGCACGTGGAGATTCCGAAAGCCGAGCCGCGCGAGGTGTTGCGGCACCTGCTCGAAACGCACGGGCTCAAACAGAAGGATCTGATGGGCATTGCCTCGCCGACGGTGGTGAGCGACATTCTCGCCGGCCGCCGCGCGATCAGCAAAAAAGTCGCCAAGGCGCTCGCCGTGCGTTTTCATACCGACGTCAGCGCGTTTCTGTAA
- a CDS encoding undecaprenyl-phosphate glucose phosphotransferase: MFRNTARFLDALFVIAGGLLAHWMRFSTPIALSDTERLLIAFNCVLVLLLFPGFGVYDTWRGKSLPSMLARVAAAWLVVVATALVLAFTLHRMDAVSRLWFGYSTLISGALIVVTKCLVHVALRSLRRRGMNYRTVAIVGAPGFSRTLLAHLEHAPQAGFKPVCVFDTSDSRIEGAGAYSTRLNRLPVLTDLHTFVDKVRDEHVNEVWLALPLSEEHTIYRFTRLFRNDFVNLRFIPDVRSLSLFNHGLVDVVGLPSLNLSTAPVPAPKMWPKLIFDRLFAAAALLALAPIFVVLAIGIKLTSPGPVFFRQTRKGVDGQPFAIYKFRSMTVHHEAHGTVTQASRNDARVTKLGGFMRRTSLDELPQFLNVLLGQMSVVGPRPHAVEHDDLYKDQVYGYMNRYRIKPGITGWAQVNGYRGATTKVEKMEARVKFDLFYIHNWSFWFDMKIVLITIVKGFVGRNAF, translated from the coding sequence ATGTTCAGGAATACTGCGCGATTCCTCGACGCGCTCTTCGTGATTGCGGGCGGCCTGCTCGCTCACTGGATGCGTTTTTCGACACCGATCGCGCTCTCCGACACCGAGCGTCTGCTGATCGCGTTCAACTGCGTGCTGGTGCTGCTGCTGTTTCCCGGCTTCGGCGTCTACGACACGTGGCGCGGCAAGTCGTTGCCCTCGATGCTGGCGCGCGTCGCGGCCGCCTGGCTGGTGGTGGTCGCGACCGCGCTCGTGCTGGCTTTCACGCTGCATCGCATGGATGCGGTGTCGCGCCTGTGGTTCGGCTATTCCACGCTGATCTCCGGCGCGCTGATCGTCGTCACCAAGTGCCTCGTGCACGTGGCGCTGCGTAGCCTGCGCCGCCGCGGCATGAACTATCGCACGGTCGCCATTGTCGGCGCGCCGGGTTTCTCGCGGACGTTGCTCGCCCATCTCGAGCACGCGCCGCAAGCGGGCTTCAAACCAGTGTGCGTGTTCGACACCAGCGACAGCCGCATCGAAGGCGCCGGCGCTTACAGCACGCGGCTCAACCGCCTGCCCGTGCTGACCGATCTGCATACGTTCGTGGACAAGGTGCGCGACGAACACGTGAACGAGGTGTGGCTCGCGCTGCCGCTCTCCGAGGAACATACGATCTATCGCTTCACGCGCCTGTTCAGAAACGACTTCGTGAATCTGCGCTTCATTCCCGATGTCCGCAGCCTCTCGCTGTTCAATCACGGACTCGTCGACGTGGTCGGCTTGCCGAGCTTGAACCTGAGCACCGCGCCGGTGCCGGCGCCGAAGATGTGGCCCAAGCTGATCTTCGACCGTCTCTTTGCCGCCGCCGCCCTGCTCGCGCTCGCGCCGATCTTCGTCGTGCTCGCGATCGGCATCAAGCTGACGTCGCCCGGTCCGGTGTTTTTCCGTCAAACGCGCAAGGGCGTGGATGGTCAACCGTTCGCGATCTACAAGTTCCGTTCGATGACCGTGCATCACGAAGCACACGGCACGGTGACGCAGGCATCGCGCAACGACGCGCGCGTCACGAAGCTCGGCGGCTTCATGCGCCGCACCAGTCTCGACGAACTGCCGCAGTTTCTCAACGTGCTGCTTGGACAGATGTCGGTGGTCGGTCCGCGCCCGCACGCGGTCGAACACGACGATCTCTACAAGGACCAGGTGTACGGCTACATGAACCGCTACCGCATCAAGCCCGGCATCACCGGCTGGGCTCAGGTGAACGGCTATCGCGGCGCCACCACCAAGGTCGAGAAGATGGAGGCGCGCGTCAAGTTCGACCTCTTCTACATTCACAACTGGTCGTTCTGGTTCGATATGAAAATCGTGCTGATCACGATCGTCAAAGGGTTTGTCGGCCGCAACGCTTTTTGA
- a CDS encoding Crp/Fnr family transcriptional regulator, with amino-acid sequence MLTLQSDLHGNHLLGALPSHEWQALAPHLELVHLRTEQLLCDSGQRIHHVYFPTTAIISMLSTMEDGSSVEIAAVGREGMTGVPVLTGGETMPNRVQVQCAGFAYRMSAQALKQQFARSDFLRRLMLLYMHALLTQVAQTAACNRHHALNKQLCRWLLIEVDRVASNDLTVTQQLIADMLGVRREGITEAAGKLHDEGLIHHSRGHIKVLDRKGLEARACECYGLVKREFDRLLPRLRQAETVE; translated from the coding sequence ATGTTGACACTTCAATCAGATCTGCACGGCAACCATTTGCTTGGCGCATTGCCCTCCCATGAATGGCAGGCGCTCGCTCCGCATCTCGAACTGGTTCACCTGCGCACTGAGCAACTGCTGTGCGACTCCGGTCAACGCATCCATCACGTCTACTTCCCGACCACCGCGATCATCTCGATGCTCTCGACGATGGAGGACGGCAGTTCCGTCGAAATCGCCGCGGTAGGTCGCGAAGGCATGACCGGTGTACCGGTGCTGACCGGCGGCGAAACCATGCCGAACCGCGTGCAGGTCCAATGCGCGGGCTTCGCGTACCGGATGAGCGCTCAGGCGCTCAAGCAGCAATTCGCGCGCTCGGACTTCCTGCGCCGCCTGATGCTGCTGTACATGCACGCCCTCCTCACCCAGGTCGCGCAAACCGCCGCGTGCAATCGCCATCACGCGCTGAACAAGCAATTGTGCCGCTGGTTGCTGATCGAAGTGGACCGCGTGGCGTCGAACGATCTCACCGTGACCCAGCAGCTGATCGCCGACATGCTCGGCGTGCGCCGCGAAGGCATTACCGAGGCGGCCGGCAAGTTGCACGACGAAGGGCTGATCCATCACAGCCGCGGCCACATCAAGGTGCTCGACCGCAAGGGCCTCGAAGCCCGCGCGTGCGAATGCTACGGGCTCGTCAAGCGCGAATTCGACCGGTTGCTGCCGCGTCTGCGCCAGGCTGAAACAGTCGAGTAA
- a CDS encoding GNAT family N-acetyltransferase, giving the protein MNWKTLEFEQLSARELYLILRARSAVFVVEQSHVCLDADGRDENSLHVFALEDIARPMPILAYARVQPGDAEDPEITIDKVLTSPLRRGDGTAELLVERVLQAIAERWPGHAMRVSAPLGLRDFYEQFGFRKTEGPYLEHGVPFIGLTRQVRSSPSRFGTRRRVRDGAALVNTFEML; this is encoded by the coding sequence ATGAACTGGAAAACGCTGGAATTCGAGCAGCTTTCGGCACGCGAGCTTTATCTGATTCTGCGGGCGCGCAGTGCGGTGTTCGTCGTCGAACAGTCGCATGTGTGTCTCGATGCCGATGGTCGCGACGAAAACTCGCTGCACGTGTTTGCGCTGGAGGACATTGCGCGGCCCATGCCGATTCTCGCCTATGCGCGCGTGCAACCGGGCGATGCGGAAGATCCGGAGATTACCATCGACAAGGTGCTGACCAGCCCGTTACGGCGCGGCGATGGCACGGCCGAACTGCTGGTCGAGCGCGTACTGCAGGCGATTGCCGAGCGCTGGCCTGGGCACGCGATGCGCGTGAGCGCGCCGCTCGGCTTGCGTGACTTCTACGAGCAGTTCGGTTTCCGCAAGACCGAAGGACCGTATCTCGAACATGGCGTGCCGTTCATCGGACTGACGCGTCAGGTGCGCAGCAGCCCGTCGCGCTTCGGCACGCGGCGCCGGGTGCGCGATGGCGCCGCGTTGGTGAATACGTTTGAGATGCTTTGA
- a CDS encoding UdgX family uracil-DNA binding protein (This protein belongs to the uracil DNA glycosylase superfamily, members of which act in excision repair of DNA. However, it belongs more specifically to UdgX branch, whose founding member was found to bind uracil in DNA (where it does not belong), without cleaving it, appears to promote DNA repair by a pathway involving RecA, rather than base excision.) — MRAILIEDDFSAWREASLRALSEGLAPEYIEWRVKQAPELTQGQALFEYGETDEFNPLRETSSPCKLAATRDSDKSHGSDTPRDSGAPSDSDKLRDYDTKRDSGNSRHSDASRDSSAPNDPAPPSDSDTPSHSHAARDPATSYDPGTPHRSAIPHSPSVRVSKALSALLNDAALYRDPQRWAFLYKVLWRWHQGEREVASPADVDGARLNAMAKSVRRAKHDMIAYVRFRKQPSADTQAPEYIAWYEPDHDVLGWSAEHFAQRMGRSTWMIATPRAAAFWDGDRLHLEHRHASAHAPAGDSADEAEALWLTYYRSTFNPARLNEAALELHMPVRFWKGLPEGHLIPTMISEAKSGARRVAQASGVGTLGGKSIPIEAELAQPMRDAPSSLERCRRCELWRNATQAVGGVGPSDARIMLIGEQPGDQEDLSGQPFVGPAGQLLDAAIERAGLSRSQLYLTNAVKHFKWEPRGKRRLHKTAGQREIEACSHWLEQELRTVRPAVIVVLGATALNALLHGKASLRDYVGAPFEIAGAWAIATWHPSFALRQQDDAARDKVLGEISEALTRAKVLAASPHAARNPPDAPES, encoded by the coding sequence ATGCGAGCCATTCTGATCGAAGACGATTTCTCCGCCTGGCGCGAGGCGTCGCTGCGTGCGTTGAGCGAAGGGCTCGCGCCGGAATATATCGAATGGCGCGTCAAACAGGCGCCGGAACTCACGCAGGGTCAGGCGCTGTTCGAATATGGCGAGACAGACGAATTTAATCCGCTCCGTGAAACCAGTTCGCCTTGCAAGCTCGCGGCAACGCGCGACTCTGATAAGTCGCATGGCTCCGATACGCCGCGTGATTCCGGTGCGCCGAGCGATTCCGACAAACTGCGCGACTACGACACCAAGCGCGACTCCGGCAACTCACGTCATTCCGACGCGTCGCGTGATTCATCAGCGCCAAACGATCCCGCCCCGCCGAGCGACTCCGACACCCCGAGCCATTCCCACGCCGCGCGTGATCCCGCCACCTCCTACGACCCCGGCACACCCCACCGCTCCGCTATACCGCACAGCCCCAGCGTGCGCGTCTCCAAGGCACTATCGGCGCTGCTGAACGACGCCGCGCTGTACCGCGATCCGCAGCGCTGGGCGTTTCTCTACAAAGTGCTGTGGCGCTGGCATCAGGGCGAGCGCGAAGTCGCCTCGCCGGCCGACGTCGATGGCGCCCGCCTCAACGCCATGGCCAAAAGCGTGCGGCGCGCGAAGCACGACATGATCGCCTACGTGCGGTTTCGAAAGCAGCCCTCCGCCGACACGCAAGCGCCGGAATACATCGCGTGGTACGAGCCGGATCACGATGTGCTCGGCTGGAGCGCCGAACATTTCGCCCAGCGCATGGGCCGCTCGACGTGGATGATCGCCACACCGCGCGCCGCCGCGTTCTGGGACGGCGATCGCCTGCATCTCGAACATCGGCATGCGTCTGCGCACGCACCTGCCGGCGACTCCGCCGACGAAGCCGAAGCGCTCTGGCTCACCTACTACCGCAGCACCTTCAATCCGGCACGTCTGAACGAAGCCGCGCTCGAACTGCACATGCCCGTGCGTTTCTGGAAAGGCCTGCCCGAGGGGCATCTGATACCCACGATGATCAGCGAGGCGAAAAGCGGTGCGCGTCGCGTGGCGCAAGCGAGCGGCGTCGGCACGCTCGGCGGCAAATCGATTCCAATCGAAGCGGAACTCGCGCAACCCATGCGCGACGCACCGTCTTCGCTGGAGCGTTGCCGGCGTTGCGAACTATGGCGCAACGCGACTCAGGCGGTCGGCGGCGTCGGCCCGAGCGACGCGCGCATCATGCTGATCGGCGAACAGCCTGGCGATCAGGAAGATTTGAGCGGTCAGCCATTCGTCGGACCCGCGGGACAATTACTCGACGCCGCCATCGAGCGGGCGGGCCTGTCGCGCAGCCAGCTTTATCTCACCAATGCGGTCAAGCATTTCAAATGGGAACCGCGCGGCAAACGCCGGCTGCACAAAACCGCCGGGCAGCGTGAGATCGAAGCATGTTCGCACTGGCTTGAACAGGAATTGCGCACGGTACGGCCGGCCGTGATCGTCGTGCTCGGAGCGACCGCGCTGAATGCGCTGCTGCATGGCAAGGCCAGCCTGCGTGATTACGTCGGCGCGCCGTTCGAGATTGCAGGCGCGTGGGCGATCGCGACGTGGCATCCGTCGTTTGCGCTCAGGCAGCAGGACGACGCGGCACGTGACAAGGTGTTGGGCGAAATCAGCGAGGCGCTGACGCGGGCAAAAGTGTTGGCGGCCTCGCCGCATGCAGCGCGGAATCCGCCAGACGCACCTGAAAGCTGA
- a CDS encoding putative DNA modification/repair radical SAM protein, giving the protein MELLKKLEVLADAAKYDASCASSGAPKRSSRGIAGLGASTGAGICHSFTPDGRCVSLLKILFTNFCLYDCQYCVNRRSSNVPRARFTPEEVVELTLDFYRRNYIDGLFLSSGIIQSSNYTMEQLVRVARSLREDHQFRGYIHLKTIPDADPQLIAQAGRYADRLSVNIELPTDSSLATLAPEKSVRTIKLAMGSIRLAQEEAQSEAGTPRAGGKTAPSAKAKGAPRFAPAGQSTQMIVGADQTNDSTILQTAGTLYGAYKLKRVYYSAFSPIPDSPSALPAQAPPLLREHRLYQADFLMRGYGFSADELFEQPGNLSLEIDPKLAWALAHRDQFPVDLNRAPLRMIARVPGIGLRNAQRLVELRRSRRVRYEDLVRLRCPLQKIKPFVVTQDYRAAMHDASSAQLRRVLTPPPVQLALL; this is encoded by the coding sequence GTGGAATTGCTTAAAAAACTCGAGGTATTGGCTGACGCGGCAAAGTACGACGCCTCGTGCGCGAGCAGCGGCGCGCCCAAACGCAGCTCGCGCGGCATCGCCGGGCTGGGTGCGAGTACCGGCGCCGGCATTTGCCACAGCTTCACGCCGGACGGGCGCTGCGTATCGCTGCTGAAAATCCTCTTCACCAATTTCTGCCTGTACGACTGCCAATATTGCGTGAACCGGCGTTCGAGCAACGTGCCCCGCGCGCGCTTCACGCCGGAGGAAGTGGTCGAGTTGACGCTGGATTTCTACCGGCGCAATTACATCGATGGACTATTCCTCAGCTCCGGCATCATCCAGTCGTCGAACTACACGATGGAACAGCTCGTGCGCGTCGCCCGGTCGTTGCGAGAGGATCATCAGTTCCGCGGCTACATCCATCTGAAGACGATTCCGGACGCCGACCCGCAACTGATCGCCCAGGCCGGGCGCTATGCCGACCGTCTGAGCGTGAATATCGAATTGCCGACCGACAGTAGCCTTGCAACGCTCGCGCCGGAAAAGAGCGTCCGCACCATCAAGCTCGCCATGGGGTCCATCCGCCTTGCACAGGAAGAGGCGCAGAGCGAGGCCGGCACGCCCAGGGCCGGCGGCAAAACTGCGCCATCAGCCAAGGCAAAGGGTGCGCCCAGATTCGCGCCCGCCGGCCAGAGCACGCAGATGATCGTCGGCGCCGATCAGACGAACGACAGCACGATCCTGCAGACCGCCGGCACGCTATACGGCGCATACAAACTGAAGCGCGTGTACTACTCGGCGTTCAGTCCAATTCCGGACAGCCCGTCCGCGCTGCCGGCACAGGCACCGCCGCTGTTGCGCGAACACCGGCTGTATCAGGCCGATTTTCTGATGCGCGGGTATGGCTTCAGCGCCGACGAACTGTTCGAGCAGCCAGGCAATCTGTCGCTCGAGATCGATCCGAAACTCGCGTGGGCGCTTGCGCATCGCGACCAGTTCCCGGTCGATCTGAATCGTGCACCGCTGCGCATGATCGCGCGCGTGCCGGGCATTGGTTTGCGCAATGCGCAGCGGCTGGTCGAGTTGCGGCGTTCGCGGCGAGTGCGCTATGAAGACCTTGTGCGTTTGCGTTGTCCGCTGCAGAAAATCAAGCCATTCGTGGTCACGCAAGACTATCGGGCGGCGATGCACGATGCTTCGTCCGCACAGTTGCGTCGGGTGCTGACGCCGCCGCCCGTGCAACTCGCGCTGCTCTGA